One window from the genome of Cyprinus carpio isolate SPL01 chromosome B1, ASM1834038v1, whole genome shotgun sequence encodes:
- the slc5a3a gene encoding sodium/myo-inositol cotransporter — translation MASTMEAADIVVVAMYFVLVLAFGFFAMWKANRGTVSGYFLAGRSMNWMMIGASLFVSNIGSEHFIGLAGSGAASGFAVGAWEFNAILLLQLLGWVFIPVYIHSGVYTMPEYLSKRFGGKRLKVFFASLTLLLYIFTKLSVDLYSGALFIQESLGWNLYVSIILLITMTALLTITGGLVAVIYTDTLQAFLMISGALCLMAISLVKVGGLEGLRTKYMNASPNVTAIELENNITYSSSCHVHPKPDSFKILRGPLDKDLPWPAFLLGQTPASIWYWCADQVIVQRVLAARNIAHAKGSTLMAGILKVLPMFIIVIPGMISRVLFADELACIGPEHCMQVCNSKAGCTNIAYPRLVMNVMPVGLRGLMMAVMLAALMSDLDSIFNSASTIFTLDIYKMVRHQASSKELMVVGRMFVVLIVAISIAWVPFVVEMQGGQMFLYIQEVSDYLTPPIAALFLLGVLWKRCNETGAFWGGIVGFLLGAVRLILAFVYREPDCDTTDDRPAFIKDVHFMYVAAVLFWVSGLVTVVISLCTDPPSKEQIATTTLWGLRNRNQTENSKLSQLSVETKNEKTINEVEIKPSSQVIQTGPEILPNGHLESQHTHKQQGIDHVGGNKGRCVKCLEWFCGYNQNLEEPDSPFGDEDRSVTEMLKEPPKTKIILNLGLLLVCALGIFLFVYFSL, via the coding sequence atggcaTCAACAATGGAAGCAGCAGATATCGTTGTTGTTGCCATGTACTTCGTTCTTGTCCTGGCCTTTGGCTTTTTTGCGATGTGGAAGGCGAATCGAGGTACAGTGAGTGGATACTTCCTCGCTGGCCGTTCCATGAACTGGATGATGATCGGTGCGTCGCTGTTCGTGAGTAACATCGGCAGTGAGCACTTCATCGGCCTCGCTGGCTCAGGTGCAGCAAGCGGGTTTGCCGTAGGTGCTTGGGAGTTCAATGCGATTCTACTGCTGCAACTCCTGGGTTGGGTCTTCATACCCGTTTACATCCACTCAGGTGTGTACACCATGCCGGAGTACCTCTCCAAAAGATTCGGTGGGAAGCGGCTGAAGGTTTTCTTCGCGTCCCTAACTCTGCTCCTCTACATTTTCACCAAGCTCTCAGTGGATCTATATTCCGGAGCGCTCTTTATCCAGGAATCTCTGGGCTGGAACCTGTACGTGTCCATAATCCTGCTCATCACCATGACCGCCCTTCTCACGATAACTGGCGGCCTGGTGGCGGTTATCTACACGGACACTCTGCAGGCGTTCCTCATGATATCGGGAGCGCTGTGCCTGATGGCTATCAGTTTAGTTAAGGTCGGAGGTCTCGAGGGTTTGCGCACCAAGTACATGAACGCCTCTCCCAACGTCACTGCCATTGAGCTCGAGAATAACATCACCTACTCCAGTTCCTGCCATGTGCATCCTAAGCCAGATTCGTTTAAGATCTTAAGAGGTCCTTTGGACAAAGACCTGCCGTGGCCTGCTTTTCTTCTGGGCCAGACTCCAGCTTCGATCTGGTACTGGTGCGCTGATCAGGTCATAGTCCAGAGAGTCCTGGCAGCTCGAAATATTGCCCACGCAAAAGGGTCAACCCTTATGGCGGGCATCCTGAAAGTCCTACCAATGTTTATCATTGTGATTCCAGGGATGATCTCCCGTGTGCTCTTTGCTGATGAACTTGCTTGCATCGGTCCAGAGCACTGCATGCAAGTCTGCAACAGCAAAGCTGGTTGCACTAACATTGCCTATCCTCGCCTTGTCATGAATGTCATGCCCGTAGGCCTGCGAGGCTTGATGATGGCGGTGATGCTCGCCGCTCTCATGAGTGACTTGGACTCGATCTTTAACAGTGCCAGTACTATCTTCACCCTTGATATCTATAAGATGGTACGTCACCAGGCTTCCTCCAAAGAGCTCATGGTGGTGGGACGCATGTTTGTGGTTCTCATAGTGGCCATTAGCATAGCCTGGGTCCCATTCGTCGTTGAGATGCAAGGTGGTCAGATGTTCCTGTACATTCAGGAGGTGTCGGATTACCTTACGCCCCCCATTGCTGCACTGTTCTTGCTTGGTGTCCTGTGGAAACGTTGCAATGAGACCGGTGCATTCTGGGGTGGAATTGTGGGCTTCTTGCTAGGAGCCGTGAGACTCATTCTTGCCTTTGTTTATAGAGAGCCGGACTGTGACACGACCGACGACCGCCCTGCTTTCATCAAGGATGTTCATTTCATGTATGTGGCAGCTGTGTTGTTTTGGGTTTCGGGGCTCGTGACGGTAGTCATCAGTCTTTGCACGGATCCACCGAGCAAGGAACAGATTGCTACGACTACTTTGTGGGGACTGCGCAACAGGAATCAAACCGAGAACAGCAAACTTTCTCAGCTTTCTGTAGAAACAAAAAACGAGAAGACAATAAATGAAGTGGAAATCAAACCATCATCTCAGGTTATTCAAACAGGGCCTGAAATACTTCCAAATGGCCACTTGGAGTCTCAACATACCCACAAACAACAGGGCATTGATCATGTAGGTGGAAATAAGGGACGGTGTGTGAAATGTTTGGAGTGGTTTTGTGGCTATAATCAAAATTTAGAGGAACCAGATTCACCTTTTGGAGATGAAGACAGGAGTGTTACTGAAATGCTCAAAGAACCTCCAAAAACCAAAATTATCCTCAATCTTGGTCTCTTGTTAGTGTGCGCACTTGGAATATTCTTGTTTGTATACTTTTCTTTGTAA